The DNA sequence aatttaatatttattcattacagttccaccactaattttctggcactcttggttccagagctttgctggtttattcaGCAGCccaaggaagtcagctatggggatagatgtgctggctccagctgggctggagttccagagccctggccgcaggttgcaaattcaacccaccgatcggccgtggaagtaccgatgaggtcgagattggctgtctTGCCCAGCCTATGTGCCACATTTCTGGGAAGACTTCCAGGGCGCTCAGTGagtgacccctcagatttctattaaatcttttccccttaaccttaaacctatgttctctagaccttgattcccctactctggaccagAAACACTGTgcgtctatccaatctattcctctgatgattttatacgccCCTTTAAGataaccccacatcctcctgcactccaagcttactcaacctctccctgtaactgagaccctcaagtcctggcaacatcctcataaatcttctctgcaccctttccagatactcaatattctgactgatgaaggccaatatgccaaaaccccctttgaccaccttatctaccctatagttcctcgtgtctccatgGCCTAACAATGTTTGAAAAAGCTGTAACATGACAGCTATGTCACACTGATGAAGGCTTGAGTCCTCACCGCCTAACTGTGCTGTCACCTTCAGTGATCTATGGACTTGTAACCCTTCTGTTTATCAACACTGCCTCTGACACTACTATTTACTATATATCCTACATTCATTTACCCTCTCAAAATACATCACATCCcatttgtcaggattaaattttATTTGCCATTGTCCTGCCTAAATTTCTAGTCAAACTATATCATGCCAGAATATTAACCTTTGTCACCACCTATGACACCACCAATTTAGTTAGGTATCAACTACAAACATATTCACATATAATTCCTACATTCATATCCAAGAACATAATGTATATCACAAAGGTCCGAGCAATGACACTTGTAGTACACCACTGGCCACAATCTTCCAATGAGAAAAACTACCCTCTcctatttaccaagctaattctgTATCCAATTTGCCTGCGTCCCTACCACAGATTCCATgggctccaacactttgtaccaACCTGCCATGCAGTACCGCCTCAAAGGCCTTACTAAAGTCTCCACATGTGACATCTGCCAACTCCCCTCACTCATGTACTTCATTACCACTTCAAAAATTTTTATAATTTATGGGCTGGGATTTTCCATAAACAAAGCCAtgatgactatctctaatcaaccCCTTCCTTTCAAAGTCATAATATTGGCAATGAATGATAACCAGTGATAGTTAAAATCTATCAGAGCACAATGTGGGCAACCCAGAGTTTCTTAACATTGTATTACTAAGCTACGAATAGCCAGTCATATTGCTCATTTTTACAATTTGTTAGGGTTGCATTTTGATACAATCTCTGCATTGCAGTTGCCACAGAttaaacatagaatagtacaaaaATGTACATTTTTGACCTTCCTACCTGACAGTAGAGGTATCACTTGAATCAATTAAGGTCTGTTGTTTATTACTTGGCAATAGAGACTTATCAGACATCATATCCAAACGCTTCACAAAGTCTTCTCTGCTTTGATTAAGGTTCTTGGCAAGATTCTCAAGCTGCCGATGGGTTTCCCTATGTTTACACAGTTCCATTTCATATGCGAGTTGAAGTAGTTCAAATCGAGCTTTCTGTTTGATCAGCTGACTTGCAACTTCATCCTGCTTGGAGGTGTAGTAATCTTGGCGAGACATCTGCAGGTCAAAATTACCTTTCACAACTGGCATATTTAAGAGTTGTGCGCTCTCTACAATCAGATCAGGAAGCTCCTTGTTCAGCTGTTCTATTTGGACATTTATTGAAGTTAGTTCTTTGGACAAACTACTCTTCTTGGCTTTTGCATCATTTGCATCATCAGTCAGCTGTTGAAAAAAGTAAGTCAAATATCAACGACAAAAATGTCAATATAGAATCAGACTAAATTGTcagaatcagtccaaagaagggtcctgatccgaaccgtctcctatccatgttctctagagatgctgcctgacctgctatgttaCTCCACACTTTGTTTATTATTTGTCAAACAGaacctgcagtcccttgtttctccatttaaaTTTTGGTGTTTCCGGTTTATCTGCTTTATCCTTATTCTTTCTGGCAACATTTTTATTGTTTCATTTTCTAAATGTTCCCTCCTGAAGTTAGTGAGTTGACAGGATACCCCTAATGCTGGCCATTCAAACTGTGCACTCTGAACTAGTATGGATAAATTTCTTTCCTGAGCATTATATAATAAATTTTCAAACTCAGCCCCTTCATAACATTTACAACATCTAAGTTCCATTCacacatctccctccacagatgctgcccgaccagcagATTGTTTTACTGAAGAAAATAGCTGATTGGCACTCAGACCTGCTAGTGTTATGAAAGGTACTCCCATAGATGCAAATCAATTAATTGCCatgcacatcctctccacaatgacaaacaaaaacataaattctcgcagcacagtgaagcagcatgtagagttgctgcctcagttcTGGAGACCCCGGTTGAATCCTGACAGCGGCTAGTGTTTGCACTTTCTTCCTacaaccacatgggtttcctcaaaATGCTGCATTTTCCTCCCTTGTTCCTAAGGCGCTAGTTggagggttaattggccattgtaaattggccattgtaaattggccATTGTGTGTAGCCGCATGGTATAGAAGAGGAAACAGCAGAAGTGGCCCCCAGGCCTTCAAACCTGCCTTACCATTTAATATTATGACTGATCTATACtgttctcaactcctcttctgtaccAGTTCCCCATAATCCTCAATTTGTCAATCTTTCAAATACTTATCTCTACCTTAAACATATTTAATGATCTGACCTCCACCatctttgaggcagagaatcctaGAGACCCAGTAATCTCCAAGAGAAGAGATTTCTGCACACCTTCAGTTTAAATGACCAGTGAACTTCTTTAGGATTTTAAATGCTTCAGTAAGATCActgttcattcttctaaactccaagaaaTACAAACCAACTGTATAGCCTCCCTTGAAAGGTGAATCTTTTCACTCTAGaaattagcctggtgaatcttCTTTGGTCAGCTTCCAATGTTACCATATTCTATTATTAGGGAACATATTTAGTTGCTGTATTTcgttatgactctataactcaaatCTACACCATATGAGGATTGACATCCCTAAATCAGTTTGCTCTTACTTGCTCAGTCAAAACTTCTCAATTCTGCGCTCCTTCCACAAGTCTTCCCTTAACATTCTCAGCTCCAAGACGAGTCATGGCAGATTCAACAAGATTTCCACTTAACTGGTCCTTCCACTGAATAGATCAGAACAGGGGTTGTTTTGCAGTAGATAACTCACCCCTGATAGCCAAAAACCTTTCAACTAACTACAAGGCACATCAGAAATCTGCAAGAATACTTTCcacttgcagcagcaacacaatTCTCATGATGCTCAACACCATCTAGGAGAAAGCCACTTAGTTGACTAGTAGTCCATCAATCACTCTACCACTTTGTTGAATATACCACctataaaatgcactgcagttacccACCTAGGCAAGTCCAACAGCATCGCAACCTGTGGGGGTCAAGGGTAGTAGATTCAAATTGTAGAGTTGGAAGTAGATTGCCGGTCCTTTATTATTGCTGGGCCTTAATCCTGGAAATCACTGATCAACAGCACCGTGAAATTATCTTTACAAGCAATACTCAGTGGTTCAAAACAGCAGGTCACCACCACCTTCCCATGAATAATTAGAGATGAACAGTGAATGAGGTCCTTGTCAATGATGCCATGAACCAAAatataactttttaaaaaagttgAAGGTGCTTTGGCAAGAATGGAGCCGAGGCTTTAACAGAAGTGAAAGTGGAAGATGCCTGAAATACAGAGCATCAATGGATTGAGAAGCAGATAACCTCTGATACAATGGGTATCCtctgggtgttgggggttattGGGGGAAGGTTGGAGCATGGGGTTAAGAGACAAAGataaattagccatgattgaacggcggagtagacatgatggcctaattctgctcctatcacttatgaacaacaCTTGAAGATTACACCAGAATTCAATAAAAAATAGTCATAACATCAACCTGAAAAtttagagaaactcagcaggtcaagcagcatctgtggaaggaatacataggcaacgtttcaggccaGGAATATAACTTTGTTTTCTCTGTATGAATATTTTCAATTTGACTTAACTTGCTTGCATTTGTACTCTACGTCCACACAAAAGCTTCCAGGTAAACATTGATTACAGATGTTCCGCACGGGTCTGTGCTtgggccactactcttcacgttgtatatcaatgatttagatgaggggattgaagattTCGTGGCCAATttagcagatgatacaaagatgggtGGAGGAAAAAAtatggactctgcagaaggattcgGCAGGATGGGAGAGCGggcgggcagagaagtggcagatggaatacagcatggaaaagtgtggagtcatgcattttggtagtaggaataaaggtgcagactattttctaaatggggagagaatacaGAAATCAGAGgggcaaaaggacttgggagtgctggtgtaggattccctaaaagttaatttgcaagtcgaattggtagtaagggaggcaaatgcaatgcgagcatttattttggaggactagaatatagaaaCAGGGACTGGTTAGACTTTAATAAGGcactggttagactgcatttggagtattgtgagaaaatctgggccccgtatctgaggatggatgtgctggccctggagagggtccagaggcttacgagaatgatcccaggaatgaatgggttaacatattgaagtttagaaagatgagggagaCCGAGTCAAAATttctcaaatagtgaaaggcgtggatagagtagatgtggaaaggatttttcaactagtgggagagtctaggacccgaggtcataacctcagaataaaaggacgttcctttaggaagatgaggaggaatttctttagtcagagggtggtgatctgtggaattaattgtcacagaagactgtggaggcaaagtcgatggatattttaaggcagaaaaagatagtttcttgattagtacaggtgccaggttgagagggggaaatagatcagccataattgaatggcgaagtagacgagatgggctgaatggcctaatgctgctcctatcaaaCTTGTGAACTTATTTGCACAGACGTAACCCACTTTTCTACCAATAACCCAAATGTTATTTCAGTTTTAAAATCACCAAAAAAATATGCTCTTTCAAGAAAAAGCAGTTTAAACTTTTTTTGGAGAGTACTAAGATAAATCCTACCTTTCTTGTTCGTAGTGATGAAATTATCTGTTCCAAGTATTGAAGTCTAGCCTCCGTACTTTGTTCCTTCGCTTTTGCCAAAATGAACTGGAGCTGGCCACTGCTGTATGCTGCTTGGATTCTTGTCATTTGTCGCTTATTATCTTTGAGTACCTCGTTGCACTCTCCTTGTACAGGTTGAGAAGTTAAGTGCACCAGCTGAAATTTTTCTATATCAGAGCTTACAACCAACTCCGCTATGCCCTTAAAATGCTGTTTCTTGGTGTATTCAGTGAGCGCTGCGGTGCATTGTTCCTCTTGTTGCAGATAGCGGTCCAATGCAAGTTGTGACAGGAAGACAATCTCTTGCTCTGATCTCTTTTCTGCCTCAGTACGTGAATACGCAGAACTTAGCACCTGAACTTCCTCGTGAATCTTTAACAATGTGCTATTTAACATGGCATTTTCAATCACCAGTTGTTCATGTGTTTCTCTCAATAATCGGGCACATTCATCCTCCTGATCCCGTAGCTGCATCGGCAGATGGTGTATTCTAGTGGCCATCAGTTGCTGCTTATTCCGTCGCTGGATTTTAAGATTTCGAGTCAACTGTAGCGCTTCAACCTCACTTTCCAGTTCATCAATTGTCATCTCTTCCAGGTTACCATATTTTGATTTTATGTCTTTAGGACGTGTCTCCAAGACCTGATCCAAATCTTTCTGATCCAACAGGCAATCTTCATCTTCAAGTCTTTTCAATCCATTCAACTCTTCTTCTGATAGTACATTCTGTTCATTTACAGTGTTGCAGAACCATTCTACAAACATTCTGTCATCGCCAATGTCAAACCACCAATCAAAGTGCTCCCCATTTAACTGATTGGCATTAGGATAACCAATTTTCTTTAACGTCTCTACAAATATTCTCCCGTTCATTGTGGTGAGTACATGATAACTTTTCTGGGGTCTGAAAGATTTAAAATATCCAACTGCAACAAAGTGGTATGCTGGATATCTGTTTTAATCTCAAGCAGAAACAATACATTAACTTAATTTACAGAAGCATGACAGCATTtctagaaacaaaacaaaagccctgGTGATCAAAAGTATAATAAATTTGTGGTCAACAGTAATATTTGAGTTTAAAGATGATGGAGTACATGTTAGcaggtagtttaatttagtttatcattattggcacgtgaaaagcttttgttgtgaggTGACCAACCAACCTTTCTCCTAATGATACAAAATACCCATTTTCCTCAACATTTAAAACTCATGTTGATAATGATTCAGCTAACAGGATCGCAAACATAAACAATATCTCATCTAGTCAATATTCACCCCTCTGGAAACTCTTAAAAACTATGTACTGTATATGCTTTAGAGAATACTTTAAACTCTGAATTTAAGTACACTCTTTTAGTTTTTTACTGGGAAAGAAAGAATCCAATTCGATTTGTAATAGGAACAAAAATACAGAAATGGTATTGACAGTCAATATGaacacatttaaaatacattgttATACAAAAATATTTGTCAAATTTAATAAATGTAAACTCCACTGCAAATAACTGTTCATAAAGGGAATTTGTACAAGTGCAGCAATAATGATCAACATTGAAAATAAAGCACTCCTAACAGAAAACACTGAATTCTCACATAATGTACAAATTTAACATGTTCAGTAAGCTTCAGAATGTGATTCCAACAAGCTATATTTCATTTAATTAGAAAGTGGTTTTAAACAGCGTTTTATCTCCATAGACATCTGCTTCCACACCCCTCTGCCCTATTAAAATACTATCTTCACAAATATGCTTCAACACCACCATTAATTGAGTGTAATTAAGAGTGATAGATCATCAGAGACGATGTTCGTTTcaaatatacacaaacacacaaaaaagtaAATTTGGGTCTAAAATAACCAGTCTTTCGAAAGAAAAACATGAATAATGAACACTGCCGGAGACAACAATGGAGCTGAACAGAGATTCAGTTAAAGACTGAAagttaatgaaataaaataaaagccaTGACAAATGACGCTGCCATTGGCCGGGAAGCCAGCAGGGTAGGGTGGGGCGTCCCCATTGGCTGATATGCCAGCGGGGTGAGGTACAGCGTCCATTGGACGAGACATCGACTGTGCAGAGAAATGCTCTTATTGACCTAGTCGCTCCTCTGTCCAGGCAATCCTTTGCCATGTACACCCACCACGGCAgaagaggtagttgtggcaggtacaataacaacgtttaaaatacttggacaggtacacggataggaaagttttagaggaatatgggccaggcgcaggcaaatgggacgagcttggaTGGGTTATCTTGGCCGGCAAGAACGGGTTGAGTTGCATGCTTGGTTTTGTGCTGCATGACCACAAGGCAGCAGACTACCACTGTACAGATTAGCCAAGTAACATTTAGGGTCTAATAGCTCCTGAGTCCCAATGCCAGAGATAACGATAGCCGAGGGTGAGGCATTCCAATTGGCTGGGACAATGGCAATACAGAGTGAGACGCCGGATGAGGCATTCCTATTGGCCCAGACCCCGGCAGCACTAAGCCCATTCGCCGAGATGTTAGGGAAGCTGGATGGGGTTCTTCAATAGACCGAGGAACCGAGTGCAGTGCTCCCATTGGCCGATGAGCCGGATGGGCCAAGCGAGGCATTCCCATTGGCTGTGGAGCCGAAGGAGCCAAGCGAGGGGCTGCCATTGGCTGTGGAGCCAAACGAGGAGTTCCCATTGGCCGTGGAGCCGGAGGAGCCAAACGAGGTGCTCCCATTGGCTGAGGGAATGCAGATGGTGGAGAAGGCAAGCCCATTGGCCAAGAAGCTACAGATGAGCGGAGAGGCTCTCCCATTGGCCGAGCAGCCACAGATTTAAGGAAAGACTCACCCAATGACCCAGGAGCAGCAGATGGTGTATGGGGTGCCCGCATTTGCTGAGAAGCCGCAGATGACGGAAGGGGCGCTCCCATTGGCCGAGGCACCGCAGATGAGGGGTGGGGTGTTCCCATTGGTCGCTGTGCCGCATATGTCAGGAGGGGTGCAGTCATTGACTGAGATGTGGGGAGAAACGTTCCCATTGACCGAGGCTCCGCAGATGGCGGGCGAGGCATACCCATTGGTAGAGGAGCCGTCGACCGAGGGAGGGGCGAACACATTGAACCTGGCGTCGGGAGGAGGGCACCCCTTGGCCTAGATGTCACGACTGGCAAGCCCATTGGCCGTGGAGCCACAGATGGCGGGAGAGGCGCACCCATTGGGAGAGGTGTTCGGAGAAGCACTCCCGCTGAGCAAGGTGTTGGGACAGGCGCACCCATTGGTCGAGGAGCCGTCGACCGAGGGAGGTGCATATCCCTTGGCCTAGATGCCATGACTGGCAAACCCATTGGCCGAGGGTCCGCAGATGGCGGTAGGGGTACATGCATTGGACGAGATGTCGGAACAGGCGCGCCCTTTAGGCGAGGAGGGGCCGCAGACCCCATTGGGCCCGACATTGCGTCCCTTGACCAAGACGTCGGGAGGTGCGCGCCCATCGGGCGAGGAGGGCCCGCGGGCTGTGGGAGGTGGGGCGCCGGCGGGGTGGGGTAGGGCGCCCGCATGGCCCGGGCCGCGTGCCGGTTAGAGAGCGCAGCCCTCATTGCAAGTGCAGCGCCACCCAGCGGCCCCATAGGGTGAGACGCCGAGCGCGCACAGACTGACACTCCCATTGGCTGAGACCCCGGCAGTTGATGCGCTCCCAGCGGCCCCATAGGGTGAGACGCCGAGCGCGCACAGACTGACACTCCCATTGGCTGAGACCCCGGCAGTTGATGCGCTCCCATTGGCCGAGACGCCGAGCGCGCACAGATCGACCCTCCCATTGGCTGAGACACCGGCCCAGCGCGGAGAGACGTCGCCATTGGCTGAGACGCCGACATTCGAGGCGCTCCCATTGTCTGAGCCGCCGAGCGCGCACTGAAGGGCGCTCCCATTGGCTGAGCCGCCGAGCGCGCACTGAATGGCGCTCCCATTGGCTGAGACGCCGAGCGCGCACTGAAGGGCGCTCCCATTGGCTGAGACGCCGAGCGCGCACTGAAAGGCGCTCCCATTGGCTGAGACGCCGACAATCGAGGCGCTCCCATTAGCTGAGCCGCCGAGCGCGCACTGAAGGACGCTCCCATTGGCTGAGCCGCCGAGCGCGCACTGAACGACGCTCCCATTGGCTGAGCCGCCGAGCGCGCACTGAACGACGCTCCCATTGGCTGAGCGATCAGCTGTGAACACTCGGGCGCCACCATTGGCTGAGATAAGGACGGCCGGGGCGCTCCCATTGGCCGATGCATCGGCCAGGCTGGGCGGTGCTGTCCCATTGACAGGCCGATGGAAGAGTGGCGCCGCGCGCCGGGTTCCCACGGTGACCGTTGGGccgactccctcctctcccctcgctcctcccccctccccctcattgcgGTGCGGCTCGGCCCGAGCCTCAGCCTCCGTCGGCGAACTCTGCTGGATGAACCCCACCAGCGACCAAACCCACCCAACTCGACGGGATTTCCCCGCCTCCCTCAATTTATTTCGTGCGGGATGCCGGCGGAGGATGCGAAGCTTACCTCGCTGTCCGGAGTACCCACTCCCCTCAACCGCCGTCGCGCCCCTGCTGCTATCCGTtagcgcgcgcgcgtgtgtgtgggggaaaCGGAAGTGGACGAGCCGACAGCGAGAGGCAAGAGGTCACTCAGCCCAACTGTCGCTTCGAAACGGTGGAGCAGAGGACATCCAATTGCAGCGCCGCCGCCGGCGGGAGGCCATCGTTGCCGCAGTCAGCAGCGCCGCCGCCGGCGGTAAATTGATCGCAGTGGACGCCCAGCTACAGCGTCGCCGGTGGCGGGAGGCCGACGTTGCCACAGTCAGCAGCGGTCGGTGGAACGAACTGTCGAGGGGGTCGGTCTCAACGGGAATGGCCGCCGTGGAGCGCACATGGTGGGAGCGGACAGTCGGCTAACAGCCGGCTTCTGGAGAGCCCGGAGCGGAGAAGCGGGCTGGACGCGGGCATGGTTTCGGGTGAGTCGGCGTGGCCAGAGTCCTCGGGGATCGGGTGaggccggggccggggccggaCTGCGGGCCTGCGGTtgtcccgcccgcccgcccgcctcccTCGGTGCGTGCTCTGTCCTCCCCTACTGCCCTTGTACTTGTGTTCATAGACAGTCATAGTCATTTAGGGGAAGGAGTAGGAGATTCGGCCCTCCGaggcaccaccgccattcaatgtgatcgaattgaataaattttattagccaactaTGTTTACATACAAGGAGTTTGCCttagtgctttgctcgcaagtaacaacacgatctacagtagacaattaaaaataaagcattatAATTTAACACGTGAAGAACGAAATAAAAtatcagagcaaaaggaggctacaaccAAACGGCTGTTGACTAGAGCTATTATTCGGGGGAAATaagctgtttttgtgtctggctgtggcggctttgacagtcccgaGTCGCCTTACAGAGGGAAGTgcatcaaagagtttgtggccagggtgagaggggtcaatgatgatcttacccactcgcttcaTGGCCCTTACAGTGATAGTTcgtcaattgggggggggggggggggggggggagagagagaggttgcaaccttctcggctgatcggacgatgtgttgcagcctccggatgtcgtgcttggaggctgagccaaaccagaccatgatggagaaggtgaggacagattctatgatggcagtatagaattggaccattattgcctgtggtagattgtgttttctcagcagctgcaggaagtacatcctctgttgggcctttttgactgtggagtcgatggtggcctcccaattAAGGTccatggagatgatggttccaaggaacttaaattactccacagttgtgactgtggtgatgttgatggtgagtgggaggaggggatggggagctctcctaaagtctacaaacaattccacagtcttgtggttgatcatctaaaatcagaaggcagtggaggccaattctctggatgctttcaagagagagctagatagagctcttaaagatagcggagcagggggtatggggagaaggcaggaacggggtactgattgtgaataatcagccatgatcacattgaatggcggtgctggatcgaagggccgaatggcctactcctgcacctattgtctattgtatcccattcctgcttttttcccccggTATCCCTGCTCCCTACCATCAAGTCCTGCCTTggcagccggggggggggggggctgtgaatTAAGTAATTCAATCTGGGATAATAAACATTTCTCGTTAATGATGCAGCTACATTTCTGTCTTTAAAAAGTAACACTTATGGCATAAAGTATGTGGCCATGAAtggtctcttccccagagtagtggaatctacATCATCTTGAGCGAGGGAAAAGTTTTAAAGGCCATCTGATGGGACaattttcccaggatagaggattTAAAAAAACTAGGGGACGAAGGTTCAAGGTTTACTGTGtggaaaggagctgcagatgctggtttacaccgaagatagacacaaaatgctgtagtaactcagcgggtcaggcagcatctctggagagaagaaatgggtgaacaTCCTTCTTccatagtttagtttgttgttgtcacatgtactaaggtacaataaaaacctttttgttgcatgctatcaagtCAACAAAAACGACTACATGATatcaatcaagttgtccacaatatacagatacaggataacgggtgtaacgtttagtgcaagacaaagttcagtaaagtctgattcaagatagtttgaaggtctccaatgaggtagatgggaggtcagcttGCTCACCAGTtgatgatagaatggttcagttgcctgataacagctgggaataaatggtgtgagggaaagattcaatagaagCCTGAGGGCAGCTTTCTCACATAGAAGGTAGTGGGTATATGCTAGCAGCTAGAGGAAGCTGCAGTTGTTGGTACAGTACATGCAGATATGAAATGTATAAAAGGGACAAGGGACACtcctggcaaatgggattaactgaggaaggcatggatgagttgggctgtttCAATACTGAGGAACtggaatgcaaagtgctggagtaactcagttggttttTAATTACCAATGTTTCTAGTCAGGCTCTCTGTGAAAAAAGGGTCCTGGTCCAAAACATTGTATATCCGTGTTCTCCGGAGTTTCTGCCTGACATGCTCAGTTAGTAACttgtgcagcactttgtgttttattcaagattccagtgtctgcagttccttgtgtccttcTCTCTGAGGGACTAAAATGGTTGCCGGATAGAAGTCGACTGTTTGGCAAACTGTCTGTGACAGATCTCTATCAGATTTATTCTTTAGTTCCACCTCGAAGATTGACCAACGTACTGTTATCCGGTTCCCCCTTGAAAGCCACAACTTGTCTCCTACATTATTAAGAgctatatagcacagaaacaggccctttaatcatGTCCATGCGACCAAGCTGGCATTCTGGGCTAATCCCATGTTCCTGCATTTGGTTCATGCCCCTCTAAACCCTTCTGATGGATAAGGCTGTCCCATCCACAGAATCTAACTAAATGTGTATACAAAATagttttcctcatatccctctctgccctccttcccatttattttactttacttGCCAGTTTATTTTAACCATCATTGGAGATATGCTCCAAAAAATATTCTGCTCCAGAAtcctcatgatttcatatacttctatcaaatctctccACATCTTCTCTCCATTTGAGGTGCCTTGCAACAGTAGTCTCTCATCCCAAGAACCCAAGTTATTGTAAATCTCTGGATCTTTTCCAATATTCAGCTACAAtgaggacggcttgattgtaatcatgtagtgtttttgctgactggatagcatacaacaaaaaagcttttcactgtactaaactaaacaatgcttgctgtggaattcactgcctgaatTGGCCATGGAAATCTTTATTTGAGACCCAAGTACTTGAACCATAA is a window from the Rhinoraja longicauda isolate Sanriku21f chromosome 3, sRhiLon1.1, whole genome shotgun sequence genome containing:
- the haus3 gene encoding HAUS augmin-like complex subunit 3, which translates into the protein MNGRIFVETLKKIGYPNANQLNGEHFDWWFDIGDDRMFVEWFCNTVNEQNVLSEEELNGLKRLEDEDCLLDQKDLDQVLETRPKDIKSKYGNLEEMTIDELESEVEALQLTRNLKIQRRNKQQLMATRIHHLPMQLRDQEDECARLLRETHEQLVIENAMLNSTLLKIHEEVQVLSSAYSRTEAEKRSEQEIVFLSQLALDRYLQQEEQCTAALTEYTKKQHFKGIAELVVSSDIEKFQLVHLTSQPVQGECNEVLKDNKRQMTRIQAAYSSGQLQFILAKAKEQSTEARLQYLEQIISSLRTRKLTDDANDAKAKKSSLSKELTSINVQIEQLNKELPDLIVESAQLLNMPVVKGNFDLQMSRQDYYTSKQDEVASQLIKQKARFELLQLAYEMELCKHRETHRQLENLAKNLNQSREDFVKRLDMMSDKSLLPSNKQQTLIDSSDTSTVRLAEILVRDDKQLPFKTYSGLEEEAKKLQKEVVCLKDQLAATMHKQSFLRSALESDIEKLQSVVYTGSKQLLLHSEELSEPLQKLESQLQRLPQIIGNIADDIKTKHKMLASNSICRGERSLYVYFFQDPDQLKKIVEDLERKVQTRSIGLES